In Scatophagus argus isolate fScaArg1 chromosome 7, fScaArg1.pri, whole genome shotgun sequence, a genomic segment contains:
- the LOC124061973 gene encoding protein mono-ADP-ribosyltransferase PARP12-like isoform X1 → MTTVISKFIIKTLCDNQGCLDFRRLDESITQRFTVAESVLQNVLFDSDKIAIQEGRQKTVGRKALSPDSLIVAKTSLRLCQKKPGECPQCHELHLCRYFVCGHCTFGHKCKNPHSLTFTHNAELLRRHGLQDLTEKQLFQLLLQNDPYLLPEICPHYNKGNGLHGSCKFTTSCTKLHVCQHYLQGDCKFGSSCKRTHHFNAHGMKIFRGFSQENIENLREIYRNKFIIVEQQERGATAGPVLPEARIPSQQSSHSRPACLTSSSPSKAMSDADRNEICLFFIRRHCSFKEKCARVHWHLPYRWQVLDSDGLTWKDLPNMEDIEKAYCDPEHDKDCMEQPLTTIGIFRFLSIQSSSPSLEQSVDFMAMTCRGSPVRRLSTASSVSKPPHFILTTEWLWYWKDDSGKWLEFGKSDGDTPASITSQTLENVYLADRDTEIPFGAGKQQYILYFKGAPGTHQMYQQNVRYKTKREVRRRPRFVSAHDVEVKLKSASPHSSSSSTDESFPSYWDKKALPDVGYKLITLSKSAKEFERIEMLFKRTMTQSSINSIQRIQNPSLWTVFQWQKGQMKKRNGGSAVNEQYLFHGTDESLVEAICDQNFDWRVCGVHGTAYGKGSYFARDASYSDRYSSVRTSLKKTMFVALVLVGEYTRGSSSYVRPPPKEDGKTFYDSCVDHKSNPGIYVVFEKQQIYPEYLINYS, encoded by the exons ATGACCACAGTTATCTCTAAATTTATCATCAAGACTCTGTGTGACAATCAGGGATGTTTGGACTTCAGGCGCCTGGATGAGAGCATCACACAGAGGTTCACTGTGGCGGAATCAGTCCTGCAAAATGTCCTCTTCGACAGCGATAAAATAGCCATTCAAGAGGGCAGACAGAAGACTGTCGGTCGTAAAGCCCTGAGCCCGGATAGTCTAATAGTGGCTAAAACCAGTCTGCGGCTCTGTCAGAAAAAACCTGGAGAGTGTCCACAGTGCCATGAGTTACACCTGTGCAGGTATTTCGTGTGCGGGCACTGCACGTTCGG acacaaatgtaaaaatccCCATAGTCTGACTTTTACACACAATGCAGAGCTTTTGAGGAGACATGGTCTTCAAGATTTGACAGAGAAGCAGTTGTTCCAGCTCTTACTGCAGAATGATCCTTATCTGCTTCCTGAG ATTTGCCCACATTACAACAAGGGCAATGGTTTGCATGGTTCCTGCAAGTTCACTACCTCCTGCACCAAACTTCACGTCTGCCAGCATTACCTCCAGGGCGACTGTAAGTTTGGCTCTTCCTGTAAGAGAACCCACCATTTCAATGCCCATGGAATGAAGATCTTCCGAGGATTCAGTCAGGAGAATATTGAAAATCTTCGTGAGATCTACAGAAATAAATTCATCATTGTGGaacagcaggagagaggagcCACTGCTGGTCCTG tgctgccagaGGCGAGAATCCCCTCTCAGCAGTCTTCCCACAGCAGACCTGCATGCCTCACGAGTTCTTCTCCATCGAAAGCCATGAGTGATGCTGACAGGAATGAAATCTGCCTCTTCTTTATTCGCAGACACTGCAGCTTCAAAG aGAAGTGTGCCCGTGTCCATTGGCACCTGCCTTACAGATGGCAGGTGTTAGACAGCGATGGTTTGACCTGGAAGGACCTGCCTAACATGGAGGACATTGAAAAGGCCTACTGTGATCCAGAACATGACAAAGACTGCATGGAACAACCACTGACCACAATAGGGATTTTCAGATTTCTGTCTATTCAAAG CTCTTCACCCTCCCTTGAGCAGTCAGTTGACTTTATGGCGATGACATGTAGAGGTTCTCCAGTTCGTCGTCTGTCCACTGCCTCGTCTGTCTCGAAGCCCCCCCACTTCATTCTTACAACAGAGTGGCTTTGGTACTGGAAGGATGACAGTGGGAAATGGCTGGAGTTTGGAAAG AGCGATGGTGACACACCAGCCTCTATTACATCTCAAACTCTGGAGAACGTCTACCTGGcagacagagatacagagatTCCTTTTGGTGCTGGCAAACAGCAGTATATTCTCTACTTCAAAGGTGCACCAGGAACCCATCAGATGTATCAGCAGAACGTAAGGTACAAAACCAAGAGAGAGGTCAGAAGGAGGCCTCGCTTTGTGTCTGCTCATGACGTGGAGGTGAAGCTGAAGag TGCATCACCTCacagctccagctcctccaccgATGAAAGTTTCCCATCCTACTGGGACAAAAAGGCCCTACCAGATGTTGGATACAAG CTCATTACTCTCTCCAAATCTGCAAAGGAGTTTGAAAGGATTGAGATGTTGTTTAAGCGCACCATGACCCAGAGTAGTATTAACAGCATCCAGAGGATCCAGAATCCCTCTCTGTGGACAGTCTTTCAGTG GCAGAAAGggcagatgaagaagaggaatgGAGGGAGTGCTGTGAATGAGCAGTACTTGTTCCACGGGACAGATGAGTCCCTGGTTGAGGCCATCTGTGACCAGAACTTTGACTGGAGGGTATGTGGCGTCCACGGCACAGCCTATGGCAAAG GAAGCTACTTTGCCAGAGATGCATCCTACTCAGACAGATATTCCAGCGTCAGAACAAGCCTGAAGAAGACCATGTTTGTTGCTCTGGTCCTGGTGGGGGAGTACACCAGGGGAAGCAGCAGCTACGTCCGTCCCCCGCCAAAAGAAGACGGCAAAACCTTCTACGACAGTTGCGTTGACCACAAGAGCAACCCTGGCATCTATGTtgtctttgaaaaacaacagatttatCCAGAATATCTTATCAACTACTCATAA
- the LOC124061973 gene encoding protein mono-ADP-ribosyltransferase PARP12-like isoform X2, with translation MTTVISKFIIKTLCDNQGCLDFRRLDESITQRFTVAESVLQNVLFDSDKIAIQEGRQKTVGRKALSPDSLIVAKTSLRLCQKKPGECPQCHELHLCRYFVCGHCTFGHKCKNPHSLTFTHNAELLRRHGLQDLTEKQLFQLLLQNDPYLLPEICPHYNKGNGLHGSCKFTTSCTKLHVCQHYLQGDCKFGSSCKRTHHFNAHGMKIFRGFSQENIENLREIYRNKFIIVEQQERGATAGPVLPEARIPSQQSSHSRPACLTSSSPSKAMSDADRNEICLFFIRRHCSFKEKCARVHWHLPYRWQVLDSDGLTWKDLPNMEDIEKAYCDPEHDKDCMEQPLTTIGIFRFLSIQSSSPSLEQSVDFMAMTCRGSPVRRLSTASSVSKPPHFILTTEWLWYWKDDSGKWLEFGKSDGDTPASITSQTLENVYLADRDTEIPFGAGKQQYILYFKGAPGTHQMYQQNVRYKTKREVRRRPRFVSAHDVEVKLKSASPHSSSSSTDESFPSYWDKKALPDVGYKLITLSKSAKEFERIEMLFKRTMTQSSINSIQRIQNPSLWTVFQ, from the exons ATGACCACAGTTATCTCTAAATTTATCATCAAGACTCTGTGTGACAATCAGGGATGTTTGGACTTCAGGCGCCTGGATGAGAGCATCACACAGAGGTTCACTGTGGCGGAATCAGTCCTGCAAAATGTCCTCTTCGACAGCGATAAAATAGCCATTCAAGAGGGCAGACAGAAGACTGTCGGTCGTAAAGCCCTGAGCCCGGATAGTCTAATAGTGGCTAAAACCAGTCTGCGGCTCTGTCAGAAAAAACCTGGAGAGTGTCCACAGTGCCATGAGTTACACCTGTGCAGGTATTTCGTGTGCGGGCACTGCACGTTCGG acacaaatgtaaaaatccCCATAGTCTGACTTTTACACACAATGCAGAGCTTTTGAGGAGACATGGTCTTCAAGATTTGACAGAGAAGCAGTTGTTCCAGCTCTTACTGCAGAATGATCCTTATCTGCTTCCTGAG ATTTGCCCACATTACAACAAGGGCAATGGTTTGCATGGTTCCTGCAAGTTCACTACCTCCTGCACCAAACTTCACGTCTGCCAGCATTACCTCCAGGGCGACTGTAAGTTTGGCTCTTCCTGTAAGAGAACCCACCATTTCAATGCCCATGGAATGAAGATCTTCCGAGGATTCAGTCAGGAGAATATTGAAAATCTTCGTGAGATCTACAGAAATAAATTCATCATTGTGGaacagcaggagagaggagcCACTGCTGGTCCTG tgctgccagaGGCGAGAATCCCCTCTCAGCAGTCTTCCCACAGCAGACCTGCATGCCTCACGAGTTCTTCTCCATCGAAAGCCATGAGTGATGCTGACAGGAATGAAATCTGCCTCTTCTTTATTCGCAGACACTGCAGCTTCAAAG aGAAGTGTGCCCGTGTCCATTGGCACCTGCCTTACAGATGGCAGGTGTTAGACAGCGATGGTTTGACCTGGAAGGACCTGCCTAACATGGAGGACATTGAAAAGGCCTACTGTGATCCAGAACATGACAAAGACTGCATGGAACAACCACTGACCACAATAGGGATTTTCAGATTTCTGTCTATTCAAAG CTCTTCACCCTCCCTTGAGCAGTCAGTTGACTTTATGGCGATGACATGTAGAGGTTCTCCAGTTCGTCGTCTGTCCACTGCCTCGTCTGTCTCGAAGCCCCCCCACTTCATTCTTACAACAGAGTGGCTTTGGTACTGGAAGGATGACAGTGGGAAATGGCTGGAGTTTGGAAAG AGCGATGGTGACACACCAGCCTCTATTACATCTCAAACTCTGGAGAACGTCTACCTGGcagacagagatacagagatTCCTTTTGGTGCTGGCAAACAGCAGTATATTCTCTACTTCAAAGGTGCACCAGGAACCCATCAGATGTATCAGCAGAACGTAAGGTACAAAACCAAGAGAGAGGTCAGAAGGAGGCCTCGCTTTGTGTCTGCTCATGACGTGGAGGTGAAGCTGAAGag TGCATCACCTCacagctccagctcctccaccgATGAAAGTTTCCCATCCTACTGGGACAAAAAGGCCCTACCAGATGTTGGATACAAG CTCATTACTCTCTCCAAATCTGCAAAGGAGTTTGAAAGGATTGAGATGTTGTTTAAGCGCACCATGACCCAGAGTAGTATTAACAGCATCCAGAGGATCCAGAATCCCTCTCTGTGGACAGTCTTTCAGTG A